The following proteins are co-located in the Salvelinus sp. IW2-2015 linkage group LG36, ASM291031v2, whole genome shotgun sequence genome:
- the rpl8 gene encoding large ribosomal subunit protein uL2, whose translation MGRVIRGQRKGAGSVFKAHVKHRKGAAKLRHIDFAERHGYIKGIVKDIIHDPGRGAPLAKVAFRDPYRFKKRTELFIAAEGIHTGQFIYCGKKAQLNIGNVLPVGTMPEGTIICCLEEKPGDRGKLARASGNYATVISHNPETKKSRVKLPSGSKKVIASANRAVVGVVAGGGRIDKPILKAGRAYHKYKAKRNSWPRVRGVAMNPVEHPFGGGNHQHIGKPSTIRRDAPAGRKVGLIAARRTGRLRGTKTVTEKEN comes from the exons ATGGGACGTGTTATCAGGGGACAGAGAAAAGGTGCCGGCTCCGTGTTCAAAGCCCACGTGAAGCACAGAAAAGGTGCCGCTAAACTCAGACACATTGACTTCGCAGAACGTCATGGTTACATCAAGGGAATCGTAAAG GACATTATCCACGACCCTGGCCGTGGTGCTCCCCTGGCCAAGGTGGCTTTCCGTGACCCCTACCGGTTCAAGAAGAGGACTGAGCTGTTCATTGCTGCTGAGGGCATCCACACCGGACAGTTCATCTACTGTGGCAAGAAAG CTCAGCTGAACATTGGTAATGTTCTGCCCGTGGGCACCATGCCTGAGGGAACCATCATCTGCTGCCTGGAGGAGAAACCTGGCGACAGGGGCAAGCTGGCCAGGGCGTCTGGGAACTACGCCACAGTCATCTCCCACAACCCAGAGACCAAGAAGTCCAGAGTTAAGCTTCCCTCTGGCTCCAAGAAGGTCATTGCTTCTGCTAACAGAGCTGTCGTTG GTGTGGTTGCCGGAGGTGGACGTATTGACAAGCCCATCCTGAAGGCCGGTCGTGCCTACCACAAGTACAAGGCCAAGAGGAACTCCTGGCCACGTGTCCGTGGTGTGGCCATGAAC CCTGTTGAACATCCCTTCGGTGGTGGTAACCACCAGCATATTGGAAAACCCTCAACTATCAGGAGGGATGCACCCGCTGGTCGCAAGGTCGGTCTCATTGCTGCCCGTCGTACAGGCAGACTGCGTGGAACAAAGACAGTCACGGAGAAGGAGAACTAA